Proteins co-encoded in one Lasioglossum baleicum chromosome 3, iyLasBale1, whole genome shotgun sequence genomic window:
- the LOC143221859 gene encoding uncharacterized protein LOC143221859, whose amino-acid sequence MSDSGDAVKYKWTPESTALLVSVWSDKQVQKQLEYASKPQLIWESVARYMKKKGYNVSGKQCRSRMKQVLVCYREAKRAGTRAGVEQYYESIDRVLKNKRLEDANIIGIDTVDATAHVKSPPKEVKTNKNLQMRHKFPVQSLHRTEALSPTWGITRENEYPDSPESNETIIARPCNRVFSPTRDVAINTGEPRVQMAGKSTQCDTIPTEEPSRAGYKHNLLAHPYGEIPYQNTVQNVQNQIIQENMQQHQTLQQNCLSHRQNMLGNNLGFQLDQQNLIAQCANVTMKCECPTTMHSANLEQLLQQQNQLQQVTHANNRAMPQEPRKIVFGQNLAATYKQHYGNILTRMPAVIDTKGVECLSPDYSPDVSYNLNDAFCQSKNDDKAHNLNETYNRPIQADASVLTNNATCNDDSLLLEFLMDSLSQAGSDHKSKDTAVNTDDIPNVPMRKKKAQKLEQLVLGAISSQNEVVNRILAAQNDMLTKFLDLDRDRQNRLENRMDDLLKVVHNTLLTKQSSETDVETPPTEPTITSLAPPPMPGVAPPKLDLVPPKPCRVPCTVPNSNVELINQNPVMTRPGVISPITSPVKKPGTIWSKLGPVSQSPFVKAQQRLGLQPVPTTDSRTQSSAERRIAKEADKMNMDTETLKFETAKFLEAEKQMEEKIKNAYLETDTNQTLHARRKLFGQREPTAAMILTATFLENERRVSEQLTSCYEAQGNFESMDVLLVSQGENYDYLRRLSMQPACIAGEPCDTSTPAKFATVPANSDRTSAAVPKETIQQLAQLVMNTGRWKDQMTVQTNAERQRNGCPVVPAYVERRQNGYSAGYGEGIDVAQSSVPFRENEMKTDKNYVRDWVLNKYGDYPTNQQKPCYAAPAYNTVNDNPNFPIGFAATLVDSENIKMKESNVDIRKSIGFNGNVLPDRKQQTVRFMDEPLAELQRMYIEKQSKNQQEKNDSLPYVTGNGNDVSIQTRQMIEKYMNDIMPKRQFRNGKDKDSDSDDEFLDTTASMPTIVPRRGSLTSNGTGSTEPARSIKLSKDNCVIS is encoded by the exons ATGAGTGATTCTGGAGATGCTGTTAAATATAAATGGACCCCGGAGAGTACCGCGTTGTTGGTGTCTGTGTGGTCGGATAAGCAAGTGCAAAAGCAATTGGAGTACGCGTCGAAGCCGCAGTTGATATGGGAAAGTGTCGCTCGATATATGAAGAAAAAAGGGTACAATGTTAGTGGAAAACAGTGCCGATCGCGGATGAAACAGGTTTTGGTCTGTTATCGCGAAGCAAAACGAGCTGGCACGCGAGCAGGTGTCGAGCAATATTATGAATCGATCGATAGAGTTCTGAAAAATAAGCGTCTGGAAGATGCTAATATTATTGGTATAGATACCGTAG aTGCCACGGCACACGTTAAGTCTCCTCCGAAAGAAGtcaaaacgaataaaaatttacaaatgAGACACAAGTTTCCCGTGCAGTCGCTTCATCGTACGGAGGCGCTGTCTCCCACATGGGGAATAACAC GTGAAAACGAATATCCCGATTCCCCGGAATCGAACGAAACCATAATAGCTAGGCCTTGTAACAGGGTTTTCTCTCCCACCAGGGATGTAGCCATTAACACAGGGGAACCTCGAGTACAAATGGCTGGTAAGTCGACGCAGTGCGATACAATTCCAACAGAGGAACCGTCGCGTGCCGGTTATAAGCACAATTTATTAGCTCATCCTTACGGGGAGATACCGTATCAAAATACGGTACAGAACGtgcaaaatcaaataattcaaGAGAACATGCAACAACATCAAACGTtgcaacaaaattgtttaagccATCGGCAAAATATGTTGGGGAATAATCTTGGATTTCAACTGGATCAGCAGAATTTAATAGCGCAGTGCGCGAACGTTACAATGAAATGCGAATGTCCAACGACAATGCATAGCGCTAATTTGGAACAGTTGCTTCAGCAACAAAATCAATTGCAACAGGTAACGCACGCGAATAACCGTGCGATGCCGCAAGAGCCACGAAAAATCGTGTTCGGGCAGAATTTGGCAGCCACGTATAAACAACATTATGGAAATATCTTGACTCGTATGCCTGCCGTAATAGATACCAAAGGAGTCGAGTGTCTGTCGCCAGATTATTCTCCGGATGTATCTTACAACTTAAACGATGCTTTTTGCCAGTCAAAAAATGACGATAAAGCGCACAATTTGAATGAAACTTATAATCGCCCGATACAAGCAGATGCTTCTGTATTAACAAACAATGCAACTTGTAACGATGATAGTCTTTTATTAGAATTTTTGATGGACTCTTTGAGTCAAGCGGGAAGCGACCACAAATCGAAAGATACCGCAGTTAATACCGATGATATTCCTAACGTGCCAATGAGAAAGAAGAAAGCACAGAAATTGGAACAACTTGTTCTAGGCGCCATTAGCTCTCAAAATGAAGTGGTTAACAGG ATTCTCGCTGCGCAAAACGACATGTTAACAAAGTTCTTAGATTTGGACAGAGATCGGCAAAATAGACTCGAGAATCGAATGGACGATTTATTGAAAGTAGTGCACAACACTCTGTTGACGAAACAGTCGTCGGAAACGGATGTTGAAACACCACCAACGGAACCAACCATAACTTCTCTAGCACCTCCTCCGATGCCTGGAGTTGCACCTCCTAAGCTGGATCTAGTTCCTCCGAAACCTTGTCGCGTTCCTTGTACCGTACCTAATTCTAACgtcgaattaattaatcaaaaCCCGGTGATGACGAGACCGGGAGTGATTTCACCTATAACTAGTCCAGTGAAAAAGCCTGGAACCATATGGTCGAAACTGGGGCCAGTATCGCAGTCACCTTTCGTAAAGGCTCAgcaacgtttaggtttacaacCTGTCCCGACGACAGACAGCCGGACCCAATCTTCCGCGGAGAGACGTATAGCAAAGGAAGCGGATAAGATGAATATGGACACGGAAACATTAAAGTTCGAAACTGCAAAGTTCTTGGAAGCGGAGAAACAGATGGAGGAGAAGATAAAGAACGCGTATCTAGAGACAGACACGAATCAGACTTTGCACGCTCGCAGAAAGCTGTTCGGCCAAAGGGAACCTACCGCGGCGATGATACTGACTGCAACGTTCTTAGAAAACGAGCGTCGCGTGTCGGAGCAACTTACGAGCTGTTACGAAGCCCAAGGAAATTTCGAAAGCATGGATGTTCTATTGGTCAGCCAAGGAGAGAACTATGATTATTTACGACGGTTGAGCATGCAGCCTGCGTGTATAGCTGGCGAACCTTGCGACACGTCCACTCCGGCAAAATTCGCAACCGTGCCTGCTAACAGCGATAGAACGTCCGCGGCAGTGCCGAAAGAAACGATTCAACAATTGGCTCAGCTTGTGATGAACACTGGCAGGTGGAAGGATCAGATGACAGTGCAAACGAATGCGGAAAGACAACGAAATGGCTGTCCAGTAGTTCCAGCATACGTGGAAAGACGACAGAATGGCTACTCAGCAGGCTACGGCGAAGGGATCGATGTCGCACAGTCTAGCGTTCCGTTCAGAGAGAACGAAATGAAAACTGACAAAAATTATGTCAGAGATTGGGTGCTGAATAAATATGGAGATTACCCAACGAATCAGCAGAAGCCATGTTACGCGGCGCCGGCTTATAATACCGTGAACGATAATCCCAACTTCCCTATAGGTTTCGCTGCTACCCTGGTGGACAgcgaaaatatcaaaatgaaAGAATCCAACGTTGACATTCGCAAATCTATCGGATTTAACGGTAACGTGTTACCGGATCGGAAACAACAAACTGTACGTTTCATGGATGAACCGTTGGCCGAGTTGCAACGAATGTACATCGAAAAGCAGTCTAAAAATCAGCAAGAGAAGAACGATAGTTTGCCATATGTAACCGGTAATGGTAACGACGTCTCTATCCAAACCCGACAAATGATCGAGAAATATATGAATGATATAATGCCGAAGAGGCAATTTAGGAATGGTAAAGACAAAGATAGCGACTCCGACGATGAGTTTTTGGACACCACTGCTTCCATGCCTACAATTGTACCGCGTAGGGGATCTCTTACGTCGAATGGTACAGGTTCGACGGAACCGGCTCGTTCCATCAAGCTGTCGAAAGATAATTGCGTAATCAGTTAA